The Nitrosospira lacus genome window below encodes:
- the dnaB gene encoding replicative DNA helicase: MAQFLATATNDQSLETYKMPPHSVEAEQSVLGGLMLDNHAWDKVADVITEDDFYRQDHRLIYRHICKLVEHSKPADVVTVAESLEMSAELQNVGGLAYVGVMVQNTPSAANIRRYAEIVRERAVMRKLAQVGSAIAESSYNPAGRSAADLLDEAEARVFEIAEAGARGKQGFVDIQPLLKQVVERIETLYNQDNPSDVTGVATGFHDLDQKTSGFQPGDLIIVAGRPSMGKTAFSLNIAEHVALELGKPVAVFSMEMGGAQLAMRMLGSVGRLDQHKVRTGRLQDEDWSKLTHALGKLSDAPLFIDESAALNALELRARARRLYRQHGELGLIVVDYLQLMSASGQGENRATEISEISRSLKALAKELQVPVVALSQLNRSLEQRPNKRPVMSDLRESGAIEQDADLILFIYRDEVYNPDTQDKGIAEIIIGKQRNGPIGKVDLTFLGEYTRFESYAKSGHY; encoded by the coding sequence ATGGCTCAATTCCTCGCCACAGCCACCAACGATCAGTCGCTCGAAACCTACAAAATGCCCCCGCATTCGGTCGAGGCGGAACAGTCCGTGCTGGGTGGACTGATGCTGGACAATCATGCCTGGGACAAAGTGGCTGACGTCATCACCGAGGATGATTTTTACCGGCAGGATCATCGCCTTATTTACCGGCATATTTGCAAGCTGGTCGAGCACAGCAAACCGGCGGACGTAGTGACCGTGGCAGAGTCGCTTGAAATGTCGGCGGAACTGCAAAATGTGGGCGGATTAGCCTATGTTGGCGTGATGGTTCAAAATACGCCGTCCGCAGCCAATATTCGCCGCTATGCGGAAATCGTGCGGGAGCGGGCGGTAATGCGCAAGCTGGCCCAGGTTGGATCGGCGATTGCCGAATCCTCCTACAATCCCGCCGGGCGGTCCGCCGCGGATTTGCTGGATGAAGCGGAAGCCAGGGTGTTTGAAATAGCCGAGGCGGGGGCGCGGGGAAAGCAAGGCTTTGTCGATATCCAGCCGCTCCTGAAGCAGGTTGTGGAGCGTATCGAGACGCTCTACAATCAGGACAACCCCAGTGATGTGACGGGCGTTGCGACCGGTTTTCATGACCTCGATCAGAAAACCTCGGGTTTCCAGCCTGGTGACCTGATCATTGTTGCGGGCAGGCCCTCCATGGGTAAAACCGCATTCTCCCTCAATATAGCTGAACATGTGGCGCTGGAGCTGGGAAAGCCGGTGGCGGTATTCAGCATGGAAATGGGGGGAGCACAGCTCGCGATGCGGATGCTGGGTTCCGTGGGGCGCCTGGATCAGCACAAGGTACGCACCGGCCGCTTGCAGGACGAGGATTGGTCCAAGCTGACCCATGCCTTGGGCAAGCTGAGTGACGCCCCCCTGTTTATCGATGAAAGTGCTGCCCTGAACGCATTGGAACTCAGGGCGCGGGCGCGGCGGCTTTATCGTCAGCATGGTGAGCTGGGGCTGATTGTGGTGGATTATTTGCAGCTGATGTCCGCCAGCGGCCAAGGTGAGAATCGTGCCACCGAGATTTCAGAAATCTCCCGTTCTCTGAAAGCGCTGGCAAAAGAACTGCAGGTACCCGTCGTTGCGTTATCGCAATTGAATCGCAGCCTGGAGCAACGTCCGAACAAGCGTCCGGTCATGTCGGATTTGCGCGAGTCGGGCGCCATCGAGCAGGATGCGGATTTGATTCTGTTTATTTACCGTGATGAAGTCTACAACCCGGACACGCAGGACAAGGGAATCGCCGAAATCATTATCGGCAAACAGCGCAACGGCCCCATAGGTAAAGTTGATCTCACTTTCCTCGGTGAATACACCCGGTTTGAGAGTTACGCCAAATCCGGGCATTATTAA
- the rnr gene encoding ribonuclease R — translation MSIKKKRDLRSLDPHLEREKQRYGHALPSREFMLQILEEQGVPVNETALQGLLEITQEENEIFSRRISAMVREGQIMRNRKGDICVVEKLDLIKGRIQGHPDGFGFLVPDDGSPDLFLSAKEMHKALHGDRVMVREIGVDRRGRREGAIVEVLERAVTQLVGRLHADHGILFVEAENRRISQDILIPREESMDAGAGQVVMVEIIQQPSKHAQPIGRIVEILGEYTAPGMEIEIALRKHDLPYLFPPDVEKLSSRFPEKVLTEELGEREDIRHLPLVTIDGETARDFDDAVYCEREGKGFKLYVAIADVSHYVRPHDALDREALNRGNSVYFPRRVIPMLPEVLSNGLCSLNPQVERLCMVCEMSLDAAGDFGGYRFYPAVMYSHARLTYTKVAGMLDNPKGEDSKQYQELLPHIQLLYKLFKVLLKARKKRGAIDFETIETQMIFNAQGKIERILPIKRNDAHRLIEECMLAANVCASDFLQKHKQPTVYRIHEGPTPEKLVALRDFLKEFGVQLSGGDAPSAKDYARTLTRIKDRPDAQLLQTVMLRSLRQAVYSPDNVGHFGLAYESYTHFTSPIRRYPDLLVHRAIKAVLSGTVYSPGDWHELGMHCSQTERRADDATRDVETWLKCYYMQDRIGECFEGVISGVTGFGLFVALDGIYVEGLVHISELPSDYFHFDAAKHMLLGERSGKRYRLGDRLRIRLVRVDLESSKIDFVLAGEGARDSS, via the coding sequence TTGTCAATCAAGAAGAAACGCGACCTCCGCAGTCTGGATCCTCATCTTGAACGTGAGAAACAACGTTACGGCCACGCGCTGCCAAGCAGGGAGTTCATGCTGCAAATCCTGGAAGAGCAAGGTGTGCCCGTGAATGAAACAGCGTTGCAGGGCCTGCTTGAAATCACCCAAGAAGAAAATGAAATTTTCAGCCGCCGTATTTCCGCAATGGTGCGCGAAGGTCAAATCATGCGTAACCGCAAGGGCGATATCTGCGTGGTGGAGAAGCTCGATCTTATCAAGGGAAGGATACAGGGGCATCCGGATGGGTTCGGATTCCTGGTGCCCGACGATGGCAGTCCGGATTTGTTTTTGAGTGCCAAGGAAATGCACAAGGCGCTGCATGGCGACCGGGTGATGGTGCGCGAGATTGGCGTGGATCGGCGCGGGCGCAGGGAAGGGGCCATTGTGGAAGTACTTGAGCGCGCCGTCACGCAGCTCGTGGGAAGGTTGCACGCCGATCATGGAATACTGTTTGTAGAGGCGGAGAACAGGCGCATCAGCCAGGACATCCTGATACCGAGGGAAGAATCCATGGATGCCGGGGCTGGCCAGGTAGTGATGGTGGAGATCATCCAGCAGCCGAGCAAGCATGCGCAACCCATTGGCCGCATCGTCGAGATTCTGGGTGAGTACACCGCGCCGGGAATGGAAATTGAAATTGCCCTGCGCAAGCATGACCTGCCTTATCTGTTTCCACCGGATGTGGAAAAGCTTTCCAGCAGATTTCCGGAGAAGGTGCTAACAGAAGAGTTGGGGGAACGAGAGGATATCCGTCACCTGCCGCTGGTGACCATAGACGGCGAAACGGCGCGGGATTTTGATGACGCGGTGTATTGTGAGCGTGAAGGGAAGGGTTTCAAGTTATATGTTGCCATCGCCGATGTCAGTCACTACGTGCGTCCACATGATGCACTGGATCGGGAAGCGCTTAACCGCGGTAACTCGGTTTATTTTCCGAGACGTGTGATCCCGATGCTGCCGGAAGTCCTTTCCAATGGTTTATGCTCGCTCAACCCGCAAGTGGAACGCTTATGCATGGTGTGCGAGATGTCGCTGGATGCCGCGGGCGATTTTGGCGGCTACCGGTTTTATCCTGCGGTAATGTATTCCCACGCCCGGTTGACCTATACCAAGGTAGCAGGGATGCTGGACAATCCCAAGGGGGAGGACTCAAAGCAATATCAAGAGCTTTTGCCGCATATTCAGCTGCTCTACAAATTGTTCAAGGTTCTGCTGAAAGCAAGGAAGAAACGCGGAGCGATCGATTTCGAAACCATTGAAACGCAGATGATATTCAACGCTCAAGGCAAAATTGAGCGTATCCTCCCGATAAAGCGGAATGATGCCCACCGCTTGATCGAAGAATGCATGCTGGCGGCCAACGTATGCGCATCGGATTTTCTGCAAAAGCACAAACAACCCACGGTTTATCGTATCCATGAGGGCCCTACGCCGGAAAAGCTCGTTGCCCTGCGTGATTTCCTCAAGGAATTCGGCGTCCAGCTGAGTGGCGGCGATGCGCCCAGTGCCAAGGACTACGCCAGGACGCTGACCAGGATAAAGGATAGGCCTGACGCGCAACTGTTGCAGACCGTCATGTTGCGATCCTTGCGTCAGGCGGTCTACAGTCCCGATAACGTGGGTCATTTCGGACTTGCTTACGAGTCGTATACCCATTTCACATCCCCCATCAGGCGTTACCCCGATTTGCTGGTGCATCGTGCCATCAAGGCGGTGCTGAGCGGGACCGTGTACTCTCCTGGCGACTGGCACGAACTGGGCATGCACTGCTCCCAGACGGAGCGCCGCGCGGATGACGCAACGCGCGATGTGGAGACATGGCTCAAGTGCTATTACATGCAGGACAGAATCGGCGAATGTTTCGAGGGGGTCATCAGCGGTGTAACGGGTTTCGGCCTGTTTGTGGCGCTGGACGGTATTTATGTGGAAGGGCTGGTGCATATTTCCGAGTTGCCCAGCGATTATTTTCATTTTGACGCCGCCAAGCACATGTTGCTGGGTGAGCGCAGCGGTAAGCGCTACCGTCTTGGTGACCGGCTCAGGATCAGGCTTGTGCGGGTGGATCTGGAGTCAAGCAAAATCGATTTTGTACTGGCTGGAGAGGGTGCCAGGGATTCCAGCTAA
- a CDS encoding peroxiredoxin — MLTQPIPDFELPSTGNKVFSLSNSAGKNLVIYFYPRDDTPGCTTEGQQFRDAYSEFTKLDCDIVGISRDSVKSHESFKTKMDFPFELLSDGDEAVCKLFDVMKMKNMYGKQVRGVERSTFVLDAKGTLRREWRGVKVPGHVQEVLEFVKTLSREEP; from the coding sequence ATGCTAACTCAGCCCATTCCAGATTTTGAGCTTCCTTCCACCGGCAACAAGGTATTCAGTCTATCCAATTCCGCCGGGAAGAACCTGGTGATTTATTTTTACCCCAGGGATGACACGCCCGGCTGTACCACCGAGGGCCAGCAGTTCCGTGACGCTTACAGCGAATTCACCAAACTCGACTGTGACATTGTAGGTATCTCGCGCGACAGCGTTAAATCGCACGAAAGCTTCAAGACGAAAATGGATTTTCCTTTCGAGCTTTTAAGCGACGGCGATGAGGCCGTCTGCAAATTGTTCGATGTCATGAAGATGAAGAATATGTATGGCAAGCAGGTTCGCGGCGTAGAGCGCAGTACTTTTGTACTGGATGCGAAGGGAACGTTGCGGAGGGAATGGCGGGGGGTCAAGGTTCCCGGCCATGTTCAGGAAGTGCTAGAGTTCGTGAAAACCTTGTCCAGAGAGGAGCCATGA
- a CDS encoding radical SAM protein: MESTSKLLNIADHSRDSAGLTYIYPVVSRRAGGVSVGVNLNPNNACNWRCIYCQVPELKRGTAPVIDLARLENELRAFLHEIQYGNFMRAQVPLGARRINDIALSGNGEPTSAEEFEQVIELIGRVKCDHDLPRDLKLVLITNGSLIDRPGVQAGLRRMAELNGEVWFKLDSVTREGRQRINNTRMSLKRMRENLQLAASLCPTWLQTCIFQIDGRPPSSAESDAYLEFIEELLREDVPLKGTLLYGLARPSMQPEAPRLTRVDQIWMDAFYTKIQSLGLAVKLNP, translated from the coding sequence TTGGAGAGCACCTCCAAACTATTGAATATTGCGGATCATAGCCGCGATAGCGCAGGGTTGACCTATATCTATCCGGTTGTATCGCGCCGCGCCGGAGGGGTGTCGGTGGGTGTCAATCTGAATCCCAACAATGCTTGCAACTGGCGTTGCATTTACTGCCAGGTTCCTGAACTCAAACGCGGGACGGCGCCGGTGATTGACCTGGCCCGGCTCGAAAATGAGTTACGCGCGTTTCTGCATGAAATTCAATATGGCAATTTCATGCGGGCACAGGTGCCTTTGGGCGCAAGGCGCATCAACGACATTGCTTTGTCTGGCAACGGCGAACCCACCAGCGCCGAAGAATTTGAGCAGGTGATCGAGTTGATTGGAAGAGTGAAGTGTGACCATGATTTGCCCAGGGATCTTAAATTGGTGCTGATTACCAATGGCAGCCTGATTGACCGGCCGGGCGTACAGGCGGGCTTGCGCCGGATGGCGGAGCTTAATGGCGAAGTCTGGTTCAAGCTGGATAGCGTCACGCGCGAAGGAAGGCAGCGCATCAACAATACACGAATGAGCTTGAAGCGGATGCGCGAGAATCTGCAACTGGCCGCATCCCTTTGTCCTACCTGGCTGCAAACCTGTATATTTCAAATCGATGGCAGGCCACCTTCCAGTGCGGAATCCGACGCCTATCTTGAATTTATAGAGGAACTATTAAGGGAAGACGTGCCGCTCAAAGGAACCTTGTTATATGGCCTCGCGCGTCCATCCATGCAGCCGGAAGCTCCGCGGCTTACAAGAGTCGATCAGATATGGATGGATGCATTTTATACGAAAATTCAGTCGCTCGGCCTCGCCGTTAAGCTCAACCCGTAG
- the rlmB gene encoding 23S rRNA (guanosine(2251)-2'-O)-methyltransferase RlmB has translation MSNLRLIFGFHAVTSRLRQNPGSIREIFLDSARRDQRARDLAKFAEVQNIRLISCDQTRLAAMAGNARHQGVAANIDASRSHVDIEDVLDTLVEPALLLVLDGIHDPHNLGACLRVADAFGVHAVIAPKDRAVGLTATVHKVASGAADAVPYVSVTNLARTLRELKQRGITLVGAAADADSDLNSARLDGPIAWVLGAEGKGMRRLTRETCDQLVSIPMLGSVESLNVSVSAGICLFETRRQRAEH, from the coding sequence ATGTCTAATCTCCGTCTTATATTCGGTTTCCACGCCGTTACCAGCCGTTTGCGGCAGAATCCCGGCAGCATCCGGGAAATTTTTCTTGATTCTGCCCGCCGCGACCAGCGTGCACGTGATTTGGCAAAGTTTGCCGAGGTTCAGAATATTCGACTGATCTCCTGCGATCAGACAAGACTTGCGGCGATGGCAGGCAATGCCCGCCATCAGGGCGTGGCGGCAAATATCGATGCGTCCCGCAGCCATGTGGACATCGAAGATGTGCTCGACACGCTTGTGGAGCCGGCATTGCTTTTAGTATTGGATGGTATCCACGATCCGCATAATCTGGGTGCTTGCCTGCGAGTAGCGGACGCTTTTGGCGTTCACGCTGTCATTGCGCCAAAAGATCGGGCCGTTGGGCTCACCGCCACCGTGCACAAAGTAGCGAGTGGCGCTGCCGACGCTGTACCGTACGTTTCCGTAACCAATCTGGCTCGTACCCTGCGAGAATTGAAGCAGCGCGGTATAACCCTGGTTGGAGCCGCCGCCGACGCGGACAGCGATCTTAATTCCGCCAGATTGGATGGGCCCATTGCCTGGGTGCTGGGTGCGGAGGGGAAAGGCATGCGCCGGCTTACGCGCGAAACCTGTGACCAGCTTGTTTCCATTCCCATGCTGGGCAGCGTGGAAAGCCTGAACGTTTCCGTCAGCGCTGGCATATGCTTGTTTGAGACCCGTCGGCAGCGGGCAGAACATTAG
- the rplI gene encoding 50S ribosomal protein L9: MQIILMEKVVNLGQLGDVVKVKNGYARNFLIPQGKAKRATPAAIAEFDAKRAELEKTQAEVLADAQARAAKLDGLMVQITQKAGVDGKLFGSVTNADIEEALKAQGFEVERSMIRMPQGSLKQVGDHPLTIALHSDVLAHIVVSVLGEATS, from the coding sequence ATGCAGATCATACTGATGGAAAAAGTTGTCAACCTCGGCCAGCTGGGTGATGTTGTCAAGGTAAAGAATGGCTATGCGCGAAATTTTCTGATCCCGCAAGGTAAGGCAAAGCGGGCGACGCCAGCCGCCATTGCGGAGTTCGATGCAAAACGTGCCGAACTGGAAAAAACGCAGGCGGAAGTTCTGGCCGATGCCCAGGCCCGTGCGGCAAAACTGGACGGATTGATGGTGCAAATCACTCAGAAAGCCGGAGTGGATGGCAAGCTGTTCGGTTCGGTCACCAACGCAGATATCGAGGAAGCGCTCAAGGCTCAGGGTTTTGAGGTTGAACGGTCCATGATACGCATGCCGCAAGGATCATTAAAGCAGGTAGGTGACCATCCGTTGACTATTGCGTTGCACAGCGATGTATTGGCGCATATCGTCGTATCAGTCCTCGGTGAAGCCACTTCCTGA
- the priB gene encoding primosomal replication protein N, with the protein MNCNQTVICGRIIKIGDLRYTPAGVPVAEFRISHISRQIEAGTPRQVECEISAVALAQMAETISSMALGTKVKSTGFLAKKSRMSLQLVLHINNIDLI; encoded by the coding sequence TTGAATTGCAACCAGACCGTAATTTGCGGCAGGATTATCAAAATAGGCGATCTGCGTTATACGCCAGCGGGTGTGCCAGTGGCAGAATTCAGAATCAGCCATATTTCGCGTCAAATCGAAGCGGGCACGCCGCGCCAGGTAGAATGCGAAATTTCTGCGGTTGCATTGGCACAAATGGCTGAAACCATTTCCAGTATGGCACTGGGTACCAAGGTGAAGTCAACCGGTTTTTTGGCTAAAAAGAGCCGGATGAGTTTGCAGTTGGTGTTGCATATAAACAATATAGATCTCATTTAG
- a CDS encoding PhoH family protein: MSPRKSASPITTVTRLRAHPKLFVLDSNVLMHDPTSLFHFEEHDIYIPMVTLEELDNNKKGMSEVARNARQTSRFLDEIVSSAIADIDEGISLESHGSKNATGRLFLQTQAISSVLPVRLASGSADNQIIGVVKFLHETCLNRSVALVSKDINMRIKARALGLAAEDYFNDKVLEDTDLLYSGIQELPADFWDRHGKEMESWQQSGHTFYRVSGPLCTHFLINQFVYLEHDKPFYALVKERSGKTAVLQTLKDYTHQKNNIWGITARNREQNFALNLLMNPEVDFVTLLGQAGTGKTLLTLAAGLMQTLEYKVYSEIIMTRVTVPVGEDIGFLPGTEEEKMTPWMGALEDNLDVLNKTDNDAGEWGRAATRDLIRSRIKIKSLNFMRGRTFINKFLIIDEAQNLTPKQMKTLITRAGPATKVVCLGNIAQIDTPYLSEGSSGLTYVVDRFKGWDHNGHVTLQRGERSRLADYAAEVL, encoded by the coding sequence ATGAGCCCCAGAAAATCGGCTTCTCCCATTACTACCGTCACACGTTTGCGGGCTCACCCCAAGCTATTTGTACTCGACAGCAATGTACTGATGCACGACCCCACCAGTCTGTTCCACTTCGAGGAGCACGATATCTATATTCCCATGGTGACGCTCGAAGAACTCGACAACAACAAGAAAGGGATGTCGGAAGTGGCGCGCAACGCCCGTCAGACAAGCCGTTTCCTGGATGAGATCGTGAGCAGCGCGATAGCGGATATCGATGAGGGCATTTCACTGGAATCGCATGGCAGCAAGAACGCGACCGGACGGTTGTTCCTCCAGACCCAGGCAATCAGTAGCGTTCTGCCAGTACGGCTGGCAAGTGGCAGCGCCGACAATCAGATCATCGGCGTGGTTAAATTCTTGCACGAGACCTGCCTCAACCGCAGCGTCGCGCTGGTCTCCAAAGACATTAACATGCGCATCAAGGCGCGGGCGCTTGGACTGGCGGCGGAGGATTACTTCAACGATAAAGTGCTGGAAGATACCGATCTCCTCTATTCCGGCATTCAGGAACTCCCGGCGGATTTCTGGGACAGGCACGGCAAGGAGATGGAATCGTGGCAACAGTCCGGACATACGTTTTATCGCGTAAGCGGCCCGCTTTGCACTCATTTCCTGATCAACCAGTTTGTTTATCTGGAGCATGACAAGCCATTCTACGCCCTGGTCAAGGAGCGTAGCGGCAAGACTGCGGTTCTGCAGACGCTCAAGGATTACACGCACCAGAAAAACAATATCTGGGGCATCACGGCACGCAACCGCGAGCAGAATTTTGCGCTCAATCTGCTGATGAACCCGGAAGTGGATTTTGTCACGCTATTGGGACAGGCCGGCACGGGTAAAACCTTGCTGACGCTGGCCGCCGGTTTGATGCAGACGCTTGAGTACAAGGTTTATTCTGAAATCATCATGACCCGTGTCACCGTGCCGGTGGGCGAGGACATCGGCTTTCTACCGGGTACCGAAGAAGAAAAAATGACGCCGTGGATGGGCGCGCTGGAAGACAATCTGGATGTGCTCAACAAAACCGACAACGATGCCGGAGAATGGGGGCGCGCCGCCACACGCGACCTGATTCGCTCGCGTATCAAGATAAAATCGCTCAATTTCATGCGTGGCCGCACTTTCATCAACAAATTTCTGATCATCGATGAAGCGCAGAATCTCACGCCCAAGCAGATGAAAACCTTGATTACTCGGGCCGGCCCCGCCACCAAGGTAGTCTGTCTGGGCAACATCGCGCAAATAGATACGCCTTACTTGTCCGAGGGAAGCTCTGGACTGACCTACGTGGTCGATCGATTCAAAGGATGGGATCACAACGGACATGTAACCTTGCAACGTGGAGAGCGTTCAAGGTTGGCGGATTATGCGGCGGAAGTATTATAG
- a CDS encoding helix-turn-helix domain-containing protein encodes MKLFEEISNPRDIRRKLGLNQHDFWSKVGVTQSGGSRYESGRNMPRPVRELVRLVHIEHIDLAKIRKDDLIVAALLKSQDPDLYKSLKKTARSK; translated from the coding sequence ATGAAACTCTTTGAAGAAATATCCAACCCTCGCGATATCCGGCGTAAGCTTGGCCTGAATCAGCATGATTTCTGGAGCAAGGTAGGTGTCACTCAAAGTGGTGGTTCCCGTTATGAAAGCGGGCGAAATATGCCAAGGCCGGTGAGAGAACTCGTACGACTTGTGCATATCGAGCATATCGATCTGGCCAAGATCAGAAAAGATGATCTCATTGTGGCCGCCTTGTTGAAAAGCCAGGATCCCGATTTATACAAGAGCCTGAAAAAAACCGCCAGATCAAAATAA
- the queD gene encoding 6-carboxytetrahydropterin synthase QueD, which produces MLITRRLEFDAGHRIPSHNSKCRHLHGHRYAIEITLSGDIITEAGAAEQGMVMDYSEVKRIASAVLVDKWDHAFLAYSDDVPVMEFLQSLDGHKTVVLDVPPTAENLALTAFRILDTAYRDSYGNHLRLEQVRLFETPNCWADATRGQVFGPAG; this is translated from the coding sequence ATGTTAATCACACGCAGGCTGGAATTCGACGCCGGCCACCGCATACCTTCCCATAATAGCAAATGCCGCCACTTGCACGGCCATCGTTACGCTATTGAAATTACCTTGTCAGGTGACATTATCACTGAGGCAGGCGCCGCCGAGCAAGGCATGGTGATGGATTATTCGGAAGTAAAACGTATCGCCAGCGCTGTTTTGGTAGATAAATGGGATCACGCATTCCTGGCCTATTCGGACGACGTGCCAGTAATGGAATTTCTTCAATCTCTTGATGGACACAAGACAGTTGTGCTGGATGTACCACCCACAGCGGAAAATCTCGCGCTCACCGCGTTCCGTATACTTGACACGGCCTACCGGGATAGCTACGGCAATCATCTCAGACTGGAGCAAGTGCGCTTGTTTGAAACCCCCAATTGCTGGGCCGATGCGACGCGAGGTCAAGTATTTGGCCCTGCGGGATAG
- the rpsR gene encoding 30S ribosomal protein S18, producing the protein MARFTTRRKDSKDKEKDKKANRPLFKRRKFCRFTAEGIQTVDYKDIEILKDFINENGRIIPARITGTKSRYQRQLGIAIERARFLALLPYTDLH; encoded by the coding sequence ATGGCTCGTTTTACTACACGACGAAAAGATAGCAAGGATAAGGAAAAGGATAAGAAGGCCAATCGTCCCTTGTTCAAGCGCAGGAAGTTCTGCCGTTTCACCGCGGAAGGTATTCAGACGGTGGACTATAAGGATATCGAGATATTGAAAGATTTCATCAATGAAAATGGCAGAATCATTCCCGCCCGCATTACCGGCACTAAATCGCGTTACCAGCGCCAGTTGGGTATTGCCATTGAGCGTGCACGCTTTCTCGCACTGCTTCCTTACACTGATTTGCATTGA
- a CDS encoding PEP-CTERM/exosortase system-associated acyltransferase, producing MNDIVAAFNEYFEVIDASSPELLRRAFQLRYQVYCIEQRAPGFEASKYPTEMESDDYDRHSSHILLRHRPSGEFVGTARLILPDQLDPKKLLPTEQHTRLDPALIDMSKVPRRHTGEISRLVVIRRFARRSDEPLRALQQGADIEKWNPVNKRRFPHPLLALAVGIIRMSAENNITHWLSVMEPSLNRLLSLYGLQLDPVGPIIEHHGQRGPYHVDLIKMLDKMHKNHHQFWELVTDYGRVRPISGKSTQSFIPAAEPLLEAVE from the coding sequence ATGAATGATATCGTTGCCGCTTTTAACGAATACTTTGAAGTGATTGACGCATCCTCTCCGGAATTGTTGCGTCGCGCATTTCAGCTGCGCTACCAGGTGTATTGCATCGAGCAGCGCGCCCCGGGGTTCGAAGCATCGAAGTATCCCACAGAGATGGAAAGTGACGACTACGACCGTCATTCATCCCATATACTTCTACGGCATCGTCCGTCTGGCGAATTTGTCGGAACCGCGCGCCTGATACTTCCCGATCAACTGGACCCGAAGAAACTGCTTCCAACCGAACAGCACACCCGGCTTGATCCTGCCCTTATTGACATGAGTAAAGTACCGCGGCGGCATACCGGTGAGATATCGCGTCTGGTCGTTATACGCCGCTTCGCCCGGCGCAGCGATGAACCCCTGCGTGCGCTTCAGCAAGGAGCTGACATTGAAAAATGGAACCCGGTGAACAAGCGGCGCTTCCCTCACCCACTACTGGCGCTTGCTGTCGGCATCATACGCATGTCGGCTGAAAATAATATCACTCACTGGTTATCTGTAATGGAGCCTTCATTGAATAGACTGCTGAGCCTCTACGGACTTCAGCTCGATCCGGTGGGACCGATTATCGAACACCATGGCCAACGCGGACCCTATCATGTCGATCTAATCAAAATGCTGGACAAAATGCACAAAAACCACCACCAGTTTTGGGAGCTGGTTACCGACTACGGCCGGGTCAGGCCAATATCCGGCAAGTCCACGCAAAGTTTCATACCCGCTGCTGAACCTTTGCTGGAAGCAGTCGAGTGA
- a CDS encoding substrate-binding domain-containing protein, which translates to MITRINTGRFILLLCLLLGMNPAMNMAWAGEPYEIVTHPSVNEKTLSKSSLRAIFGMRLHTWPDGTAIKVFVMPDDAPLHAAFSKEKLNVFPYQLRSAWDRLVFSGTGQAPDTVMSTDEMLARVASTPGAIGYLIKSKTDGRVNVLEIK; encoded by the coding sequence GTGATAACTAGAATAAACACTGGCCGCTTCATTCTACTGCTATGCCTGTTGCTCGGCATGAACCCCGCCATGAACATGGCTTGGGCAGGGGAACCCTATGAAATTGTGACCCATCCGAGCGTGAATGAGAAGACACTGTCCAAAAGTTCTCTCCGCGCCATCTTCGGCATGCGCCTGCATACCTGGCCTGACGGCACAGCAATCAAAGTATTTGTGATGCCTGACGATGCGCCCCTGCATGCCGCCTTCTCGAAGGAAAAACTGAATGTCTTCCCGTACCAGTTGCGCTCCGCGTGGGATCGGCTGGTATTTTCCGGTACGGGCCAGGCGCCCGATACCGTAATGTCCACGGACGAAATGCTTGCCAGGGTTGCCAGCACGCCCGGAGCAATCGGCTATTTAATCAAATCCAAGACGGATGGCAGAGTCAATGTACTTGAGATCAAATAG
- the rpsF gene encoding 30S ribosomal protein S6, whose translation MRHYEIIFIVHPDQSEQVPAMIERYRGIVTAKNGRIHRLEDWGRRQLAYLIQKVHKAHYVLMNIECDQETRDELDHAFKFNDAILRHLTIKMDGPVTAASPMMREEKAKPATPAADELRETTLVA comes from the coding sequence ATGCGACATTATGAGATCATTTTCATTGTCCACCCCGACCAGAGCGAGCAAGTCCCCGCAATGATCGAGCGGTATCGCGGCATAGTAACCGCAAAAAACGGCCGGATTCATCGCCTTGAAGACTGGGGACGCCGTCAGCTTGCCTATTTGATTCAGAAAGTCCACAAGGCGCACTATGTCCTGATGAATATTGAATGTGATCAGGAAACCCGTGACGAACTGGACCATGCGTTCAAGTTCAACGACGCGATACTACGCCATCTAACCATTAAAATGGATGGGCCGGTGACTGCGGCTTCGCCGATGATGCGCGAGGAAAAAGCAAAGCCGGCAACGCCTGCGGCGGATGAACTCAGGGAAACCACTCTGGTGGCATGA